The proteins below are encoded in one region of Lonchura striata isolate bLonStr1 chromosome 1, bLonStr1.mat, whole genome shotgun sequence:
- the MTPAP gene encoding poly(A) RNA polymerase, mitochondrial, translated as MALSAAGPALALLRRRLRPPGPGARGHARSGRSAAQPAALEPGEDAEVSTRKKTFAEVQTERLDQAERTVLIKCPSKLNKKKLLQYLASHGNIKSHFFFENRGISALIEFSEKSSIASLQDAVGIPSASEYHVVPFKSRLFTFTLKNPVSQHVEDTPLHLSPQCHIPVKDLIEKLCLADSISTQMYILLNEYQLTEENIKLRFLACSLVQDFARAYFPDSTVKPFGSSVNTFGKLGSDVDMFLDFRDTGKHATKMKKGPFEMEYQMKRLPSERLATQRILSVIGDCLDNFGPGCANVQKILNARCPLVKFSHQPTGFQCDLSVSNSIAIRSSELLYIYGCLDSRVRALVFAVRCWARVHGLTNSAPGTWITNFSLTMMVMFFLQRRSPPIIPTLDQLKELADEKDKHIIGGYDCSFVSDLRKIKPTKNTETLDVLLGEFFEYFGNFDFRKNSLNLRKGKEVNKPELSPLYIWNPFEQDLNISKNVNQPQLEKFIAMARESAWILQKEDKTQQMINKEPWGLAALLIPFGKNNSSKMKNRMKGIGSETIRSLLDSLKLNNASSQQKAVGK; from the exons ATGGCGCTGAGCGCGGCGGGCCCGGCGCTGGCGCTGCTGCGGCGCCGCCTgcggccccccgggcccggcgcccgCGGGCACGCCCggagcggccgctccgccgcgcAGCCCGCGGCCCTGGAGCCGGGGGAAG ATGCTGAAGTCAGTACCAGAAAGAAGACATTTGCTGAAGTCCAAACGGAACGACTGGATCAAGCTGAACGGACTGTTTTAATTAAGTGCCCATCaaaacttaataaaaaaaaattattgcagtACTTAGCCAGTCATGGGAATATTAAGAGTCATTTCTTTTTTGAAAATCGT GGCATCAGTGCTTTAATAGAGTTTTCAGAAAAGAGCAGTATAGCCTCGTTGCAGGATGCTGTTGGGATCCCAAGTGCTTCAGAGTATCATGTTGTCCCATTTAAATCAAGACTTTTTACTTTCACACTGAAAAACCCAGTGAGTCAACACGTTGAAGACACACCACTTCACCTCTCTCCTCAGTGTCACATTCCAGTGAAAGACCTTATTGAAAAGCTTTGTCTCGCAGACAGC ATAAGCACTCAGATGTACATTCTACTGAATGAGTATCAGcttacagaagaaaatatcaAGCTGCGATTTCTGGCCTGTTCTTTGGTTCAGGATTTTGCCCGTGCATATTTCCCTGACAGCACGGTAAAGCCATTTGGCTCTTCAGTCAACACGTTTGGCAAACTGGGATCCGATGTGGACATGTTTTTGGACTTCCGTGATACAGGAAAGCATGCTACAAAAATG AAAAAAGGTCCGTTTGAAATGGAGTATCAGATGAAAAGATTACCATCGGAAAGATTAGCAACTCAGAGGATTCTTTCTGTGATTGGTGACTGCCTCGATAATTTTGGTCCTGGGTGTGCGAATGTACAGAAGATCCTCAATGCCCGCTGCCCTCTGGTGAAATTTTCCCATCAGCCAACAGGATTCCAGTGTGATCTGTCAGTGAGCAACAG CATTGCAATAAGAAGTTCAGAACTCTTGTATATCTACGGCTGTCTGGATTCCCGTGTACGAGCATTGGTGTTCGCTGTGCGATGCTGGGCCCGTGTTCATGGGCTCACAAACAGTGCTCCTGGTACCTGGATTACAAACTTCTCCCTGACCATGATGGTCATGTTTTTTCTGCAGAGGAGATCGCCACCTATCATTCCAACACTAGACCAGCTTAAAGAGCTGGCAG atgaaAAAGACAAGCATATAATTGGAGGATATGATTGCTCATTTGTTAGTGATTTAAGGAAGATTAAACCtacaaaaaatacagaaacactTG ATGTATTGTTGGGCGagttttttgaatattttggaAACTTTGATTTCAGAAAGAATTCTCTAAATCTTCGAAAG gggaaggaagtAAATAAGCCTGAGTTGTCTCCTCTTTATATCTGGAATCCCTTTGAACAAGACCTTAATATCAGCAAGAATGTTAATCAGCCACAGCTGGAGAAATTTATAGCTATGGCCAGAGAAAGTGCCTGGATTTTACAGAAGGAAGATAAAACTCAGCAAATGATCAATAAAGAACCTTGGGGACTGGCAGCTCTACTGATAccatttggaaaaaataattccagcAAGATGAAGAATAGGATGAAAGGAATAGGAAGTGAAACAATCAGAAGCCTCTTGGACTCTTTAAAGTTAAATAATGCAAGCAGTCAACAAAAAGCAGTGGGAAAATGA